A single window of Chloracidobacterium thermophilum B DNA harbors:
- a CDS encoding alcohol dehydrogenase catalytic domain-containing protein — protein sequence MTALMKVARVYDFDDIRIEHMPRPSVGPRELLVQVKASGICSGDVTPWYIKRKAGKVLGHEPAGIVAEVGAEVTGFRVGDPVFAHHHAPCFNCKFCEKGEYVQCATWKASHIVPGAIAEYFLVPEVNLRDTLRLPEGMSFEDGALVEPAACSVKAIRKARLHPRDTVLIIGLGIMGQMNVLLARQAGVERIIGADLVDWRCAKALEFGADAVINPAREDLVERLGELTAGAMADVVIVGPGSVPVMELGIRCAGKGGTVVFFMGSSPGERLTVEPFHLYFNEIDLVMSYSCGPDDTRAALQYIAEGVLTAEKLVTHRYTLEDTGLGFRKMAEAQDVLKAQIIFP from the coding sequence ATGACGGCGTTGATGAAAGTCGCCCGCGTGTATGACTTTGATGACATTCGGATCGAGCACATGCCACGTCCGTCAGTTGGCCCCCGCGAGCTGTTGGTTCAGGTCAAGGCCAGCGGGATTTGCTCCGGGGACGTGACGCCCTGGTACATCAAGCGCAAGGCGGGCAAGGTTCTGGGGCACGAGCCGGCCGGCATCGTGGCCGAAGTTGGCGCTGAAGTGACCGGTTTTCGCGTCGGCGATCCCGTGTTTGCCCACCACCACGCGCCCTGCTTCAACTGCAAGTTCTGTGAAAAGGGCGAGTACGTCCAGTGCGCGACGTGGAAAGCCTCGCACATCGTGCCGGGTGCCATTGCCGAGTATTTCCTCGTCCCGGAAGTCAACCTGCGCGACACCCTGCGCCTGCCCGAAGGGATGTCCTTCGAGGATGGGGCACTCGTCGAACCGGCTGCCTGTTCGGTCAAAGCCATCCGCAAGGCCCGGCTTCACCCACGCGATACGGTGCTCATCATCGGGTTGGGGATCATGGGGCAGATGAACGTCCTGCTTGCCCGGCAGGCCGGCGTCGAGCGGATCATCGGGGCTGATCTGGTGGACTGGCGCTGCGCCAAGGCGCTGGAGTTTGGCGCGGATGCTGTCATCAACCCGGCACGGGAAGACCTGGTGGAACGGCTGGGGGAACTGACCGCCGGCGCGATGGCCGATGTCGTCATTGTGGGGCCGGGCAGCGTCCCGGTGATGGAATTGGGCATCCGCTGTGCCGGAAAAGGTGGGACGGTCGTGTTTTTCATGGGGTCATCGCCGGGTGAACGCCTTACCGTCGAGCCGTTCCATCTGTACTTCAACGAGATTGATCTGGTGATGAGCTACTCCTGTGGGCCTGACGACACGCGGGCGGCGCTACAGTACATTGCCGAGGGCGTTCTGACCGCGGAAAAGCTGGTTACACATCGCTATACCCTGGAGGACACAGGACTGGGCTTCCGAAAAATGGCCGAGGCACAGGATGTTCTCAAGGCGCAGATCATTTTCCCCTGA
- a CDS encoding alpha/beta hydrolase has protein sequence MTFLLDGPAGPLEALYTRAPNPRGWAALVCHPHPVFGGTMHNRVVYRTAKAFLAGGAHVLRFNFRGVGASRGGYDGGIGEQADAAAALAFLQAQHPQEVLVVAGFSFGSWVGFQAALRCPQVRGLLGVGVPTFRFDFSFLHRVTLPKWIIQGDADEFGPAADVEALLARCQEPKGRTFIPRANHFFDEHQTELADALAAAVAWLQRQSLPA, from the coding sequence ATGACCTTTCTGCTTGATGGCCCGGCGGGTCCACTGGAGGCGCTGTACACACGCGCCCCCAACCCGCGGGGATGGGCGGCTTTGGTTTGCCATCCGCATCCGGTTTTTGGCGGGACGATGCACAACCGTGTGGTGTATCGCACCGCCAAAGCTTTTTTGGCCGGCGGCGCTCACGTCCTGCGGTTCAACTTCCGGGGCGTGGGTGCCAGTCGCGGTGGCTATGATGGCGGCATCGGTGAACAGGCCGATGCTGCTGCCGCGCTGGCCTTCCTGCAAGCACAGCATCCGCAGGAGGTACTCGTCGTGGCTGGCTTTTCTTTTGGCTCGTGGGTCGGATTTCAGGCGGCGCTCCGCTGTCCCCAGGTCAGGGGACTGCTGGGCGTCGGCGTGCCGACCTTTCGGTTTGACTTTTCATTCCTGCACAGGGTCACGCTCCCGAAGTGGATTATTCAGGGAGATGCCGACGAATTTGGCCCGGCGGCGGACGTTGAAGCCCTGCTTGCGCGCTGTCAGGAACCGAAAGGGCGAACCTTCATCCCACGCGCCAATCATTTCTTCGATGAGCATCAGACAGAACTTGCCGACGCGCTTGCCGCCGCCGTAGCCTGGTTACAGCGGCAGTCCCTTCCGGCCTAG
- a CDS encoding SH3 domain-containing protein has translation MPLRSLSWHPGHTFLALVSLLVFAGQPACFKTATGRSKLDDGVVISERAEMFNSTALVNSKVGQLQKGDRLAIYHQAEVNGIEWLKVQKEGESKVGWVEARHVVYRRLLDACLALDQEYAHVQPQIGGRLKRETRLRVQPRRDADVITVLKSGTEFDILKRQRVERRIAVTDETEKPGADEADVKYDSWYLVRFPEASIYRIGWLYGGSVELIEPPAVAGIIGGGRRMVGAIPFGVTLDKNGAALRNYFILDKQIFSNDPVADFDRIYVVRLDAKSGNYTCAYYELPVRGMYPVAYQNDSDTEARFMVTLLDKNGNPTQAEYTAALVNNVWTVRKGKLPAPTPPSRKGKR, from the coding sequence ATGCCCCTTCGCTCCCTGTCTTGGCATCCTGGTCACACGTTCCTGGCTCTGGTGTCCCTGCTGGTTTTTGCCGGACAGCCTGCCTGCTTTAAAACCGCGACCGGCAGAAGCAAGCTCGACGACGGCGTAGTGATTTCCGAGCGTGCTGAGATGTTCAACTCAACGGCGCTGGTCAACTCGAAAGTCGGGCAACTCCAGAAAGGCGACAGGCTGGCGATTTACCACCAGGCCGAGGTCAACGGCATTGAATGGCTGAAGGTGCAGAAAGAAGGGGAATCCAAAGTTGGTTGGGTCGAGGCGCGTCATGTGGTTTACCGCAGACTGCTTGATGCCTGTCTGGCGCTCGATCAGGAATATGCCCATGTCCAGCCACAGATTGGTGGCCGCCTCAAGCGTGAAACCCGCCTGCGCGTCCAGCCCCGCCGGGATGCCGACGTGATTACGGTACTCAAAAGCGGCACGGAGTTTGACATCCTCAAGCGGCAACGGGTCGAGCGGCGGATAGCCGTCACGGACGAGACAGAAAAACCCGGCGCGGATGAAGCGGATGTCAAGTATGACTCCTGGTACCTCGTCCGCTTCCCGGAAGCGTCCATTTACCGGATTGGCTGGCTTTACGGCGGCTCGGTCGAACTCATCGAACCACCGGCCGTTGCCGGTATCATCGGGGGCGGACGACGCATGGTGGGGGCGATCCCCTTCGGAGTCACGCTCGATAAAAATGGCGCGGCGCTCCGAAACTACTTCATTCTCGACAAGCAGATTTTCAGCAACGACCCGGTGGCCGATTTCGACCGCATCTACGTTGTGCGCCTGGATGCCAAGTCCGGCAACTACACCTGTGCTTACTACGAGCTTCCGGTGCGCGGGATGTATCCCGTGGCCTATCAGAACGACAGCGACACCGAAGCCAGATTCATGGTGACGCTGCTCGACAAGAACGGCAATCCGACCCAGGCTGAATATACGGCTGCCTTGGTCAACAACGTCTGGACGGTCAGAAAAGGCAAACTCCCGGCACCGACACCGCCATCCCGTAAGGGGAAACGCTAG